The genomic region TAGCGAAATAAATTAGGAGGTGAAAAATGCAAAAGATATTTATGGTTTTCAGCGAGTATACAGACCCTGCGCACCATGTTCCGCTCCTTATGCAGCGCGTAGCCAAGCATGACGGTCCATTATATTTCATCACTAAGGACCCGCGCCCACTTACGGATATTATCCTCGATAATGCCCACCGTTCCTTAGTCCATGTTACAATTAGTGGCTTGGGAGGCTCCAAGTTCGAGCCCCACGTGCCAAAGCCTGCAGATTTGGTACCAGCCGTGCAACAGCTCGCCGATGTACTAAAGGATCAGCTCGTAGTTAGGGTTGATCCTATTATCTTTGGTGCTAACCATCTCCGCTGTTTCAATGTTATGCGTAAGTTTGCACAGCTCGGCGTTCGGCGCTTTCGCATCTCTTATTGTTCTTTGTATCCGTTTGTCAGGCAGCGGTTCAGGTCTA from bacterium harbors:
- a CDS encoding DUF1848 family protein produces the protein MQKIFMVFSEYTDPAHHVPLLMQRVAKHDGPLYFITKDPRPLTDIILDNAHRSLVHVTISGLGGSKFEPHVPKPADLVPAVQQLADVLKDQLVVRVDPIIFGANHLRCFNVMRKFAQLGVRRFRISYCSLYPFVRQRFRSIGLSVPNSFYYPASWICRHSTALADCAQQLGVSLEYCAPLPQIEHAIDPRISKTGCVADTEYRRLGYKPVPPQRKQRQHCKCWAKVEGLPEFKSCKHGCVYCYFSKP